From a region of the Thermomonas sp. HDW16 genome:
- the tuf gene encoding elongation factor Tu: MAKGKFERTKPHVNVGTIGHVDHGKTTLTAALTKVGAERFGGEFKDYGSIDAAPEEKARGITISTAHVEYESPNRHYAHVDCPGHADYVKNMITGAAQMDGAILVCSAADGPMPQTREHILLSRQVGVPYIVVYLNKADMVDDAELLELVEMEVRELLSKYEFPGDDTPIISGSARMALEGDQSDIGVPSIIKLVEALDSWIPEPERDVDKPFLMPVEDVFSISGRGTVVTGRIERGVIKVGEEIEIVGIRPTQKTTVTGVEMFRKLLDQGQAGDNAGLLLRGTKRDDVERGQVLCKPGSITPHTEFEAEVYVLSKDEGGRHTPFFKGYRPQFYFRTTDITGAVTLPEGVEMVMPGDNIKMVVSLINPVAMDEGLRFAIREGGRTVGAGVVAKIIK, from the coding sequence ATGGCAAAGGGTAAGTTCGAGCGCACCAAGCCCCACGTGAACGTGGGCACGATTGGACACGTGGACCACGGCAAGACGACGCTGACGGCGGCGCTGACGAAGGTGGGCGCGGAGCGTTTCGGTGGCGAGTTCAAGGACTACGGTTCGATCGACGCGGCGCCGGAAGAGAAGGCGCGCGGCATCACGATCTCGACGGCGCACGTGGAATATGAATCCCCGAACCGCCACTACGCGCACGTGGATTGCCCGGGCCACGCCGACTACGTGAAGAACATGATCACGGGTGCGGCGCAGATGGACGGCGCGATCCTGGTGTGCTCGGCGGCTGACGGCCCGATGCCGCAGACCCGCGAACACATCCTGCTGAGCCGCCAGGTCGGCGTGCCGTACATCGTGGTCTACCTGAACAAGGCGGACATGGTGGACGATGCCGAGCTGCTGGAGCTGGTGGAGATGGAAGTCCGCGAACTGCTGAGCAAGTACGAGTTCCCGGGCGACGACACCCCGATCATCTCGGGTTCGGCGCGCATGGCGCTGGAAGGCGACCAGTCGGACATCGGCGTGCCGTCGATCATCAAGCTGGTGGAAGCGCTGGACAGCTGGATCCCGGAGCCGGAGCGCGACGTGGACAAGCCGTTCCTGATGCCGGTGGAAGACGTGTTCTCGATCTCGGGCCGCGGCACCGTGGTGACCGGTCGTATCGAGCGCGGCGTGATCAAGGTGGGCGAGGAAATCGAGATCGTCGGTATTCGCCCGACCCAGAAGACCACCGTGACCGGCGTGGAAATGTTCCGCAAGCTGCTGGACCAGGGCCAGGCGGGCGACAACGCGGGTCTGCTGCTGCGCGGCACCAAGCGTGACGACGTGGAGCGCGGCCAGGTGCTGTGCAAGCCGGGTTCGATCACCCCGCACACCGAGTTCGAGGCCGAGGTCTATGTCCTGTCGAAGGACGAAGGCGGCCGTCACACCCCGTTCTTCAAGGGCTACCGTCCGCAGTTCTACTTCCGCACGACCGACATCACCGGTGCGGTGACCCTGCCGGAAGGCGTGGAAATGGTCATGCCGGGCGACAACATCAAGATGGTCGTCTCCCTGATCAACCCGGTGGCGATGGACGAAGGTCTGCGTTTCGCGATCCGCGAAGGCGGCCGTACCGTCGGTGCCGGCGTCGTGGCAAAGATCATCAAGTAA
- the rplK gene encoding 50S ribosomal protein L11 codes for MAKKVVGYIKLQVKAGQANPSPPVGPALGQRGLNIMEFCKAFNAATSKLEPGLPTPVIITAYSDRTFTFVTKSTPASVLLKKAVGITSGSKRPNTDKVGKVTRKQLEDIAKAKEADLTAADLDAAVKTIAGSARSMGLVVEG; via the coding sequence ATGGCTAAGAAAGTAGTCGGTTACATCAAATTGCAGGTCAAGGCCGGCCAGGCCAATCCGTCGCCGCCGGTGGGTCCTGCCCTCGGTCAGCGCGGCCTGAACATCATGGAGTTCTGCAAGGCGTTCAACGCAGCGACCTCCAAGCTGGAACCCGGTCTGCCGACCCCGGTGATCATCACCGCGTACTCGGACCGTACCTTCACCTTCGTCACCAAGAGCACGCCGGCTTCGGTGCTGCTGAAGAAGGCCGTCGGCATCACTTCCGGCTCCAAGCGCCCGAACACCGACAAGGTGGGCAAGGTCACCCGCAAGCAGCTGGAAGACATCGCCAAGGCGAAGGAAGCCGACCTGACTGCGGCCGACCTGGACGCAGCGGTGAAGACGATCGCGGGCTCCGCCCGTTCGATGGGCCTGGTGGTGGAGGGTTAA
- the nusG gene encoding transcription termination/antitermination protein NusG: MDQGTQADKRWYVVHAYSGFEKSVAQALRDRIVRTGMQDRFGEVLVPTEEVIEMRSGQKRRSERKFFPGYVLVQIATRDEGGIPRMDNESWHLVKETPKVMGFIGGTADRPLPIRDAEADMILQRVQDGVEKPKPKVLFEPGQMVRVVDGPFNDFNGVVEEINYDKSRLRVAVLIFGRSTPVELEFGQVEKA, encoded by the coding sequence ATCGATCAAGGTACACAGGCCGACAAGCGCTGGTACGTGGTGCATGCCTATTCCGGCTTCGAGAAGTCGGTGGCGCAGGCGCTGCGCGACCGCATCGTGCGCACGGGCATGCAGGATCGCTTCGGCGAGGTGCTGGTGCCGACCGAGGAGGTCATCGAAATGCGTTCCGGCCAGAAGCGCCGTTCTGAACGCAAGTTCTTCCCGGGCTACGTGCTGGTGCAGATCGCCACCCGTGACGAGGGCGGCATCCCGCGCATGGACAACGAGTCCTGGCACCTGGTCAAGGAAACCCCGAAGGTGATGGGCTTCATCGGCGGCACTGCCGACCGCCCGCTGCCGATTCGCGACGCCGAGGCCGACATGATCCTGCAGCGCGTGCAGGATGGCGTGGAGAAGCCGAAGCCGAAGGTGCTGTTCGAGCCGGGCCAGATGGTCCGCGTGGTCGACGGCCCGTTCAACGACTTCAATGGCGTGGTCGAGGAAATCAACTACGACAAGAGCCGCCTGCGCGTGGCGGTGCTGATCTTCGGTCGTTCGACTCCGGTCGAGCTGGAGTTCGGCCAGGTCGAGAAGGCCTGA
- the secE gene encoding preprotein translocase subunit SecE, producing MTSKTLHNQSTSGGDIVKYALALLLAAAGLFAFYWFDGQWPGGVRVLAVVAGLVAGALVFMTTVKGAETREFLSESRFELRKVVWPTRQETTRTMWVVIAVVILMSLLLAGMDLVIQAVVKWLLGNG from the coding sequence TTGACCAGCAAGACGCTGCATAACCAGTCCACCTCCGGTGGGGACATCGTGAAGTACGCCCTGGCGCTGTTGTTGGCAGCCGCCGGCCTGTTCGCCTTCTACTGGTTCGACGGCCAGTGGCCCGGCGGCGTGCGCGTCCTTGCGGTCGTTGCCGGCCTGGTGGCGGGTGCATTGGTGTTCATGACGACCGTCAAGGGTGCGGAGACCCGCGAATTCCTCTCGGAGTCGCGTTTCGAGCTGCGCAAGGTGGTGTGGCCGACCCGCCAGGAAACCACGCGCACGATGTGGGTGGTGATCGCGGTGGTCATCCTGATGAGTCTACTGCTGGCCGGCATGGATCTGGTGATCCAGGCAGTGGTGAAGTGGCTGCTCGGCAACGGTTGA
- the ychF gene encoding redox-regulated ATPase YchF, with the protein MGIKCGIVGLPNVGKSTLFNALTKAGIAAANFPFCTIEPNVGVVPVPDPRLNALSEIVKPQKVIPTAVEFVDIAGLVAGAASGEGLGNKFLAHIREVDAITHVVRCFENDDVIHVNNKVDPLADIDTIDTELALADLESVEKALNKAERSAKTGDKEAKARAEVLGRISAGLNEGKSARSLGLSDDDKAAVRDLFLITLKPVMYVANVLEDGFEGNAHLDAVRVRAAGEGAEVVPVSAAIEEELSQLDDADRDDFLKDLGLDEPGLNRVIRAAYKLLGLQTYFTAGVKEVRAWTVKAGSTAPQAAGVIHTDFEKGFIRAETIGYDDFLKYKGESGARDAGRLRLEGKEYRVQEGDVLHFRFNV; encoded by the coding sequence ATGGGCATCAAATGCGGCATCGTCGGCCTGCCGAACGTCGGCAAGTCCACCCTGTTCAACGCGCTGACCAAGGCCGGCATCGCTGCCGCCAACTTCCCGTTCTGCACCATCGAACCCAACGTGGGCGTGGTGCCGGTGCCGGATCCGCGGCTGAACGCGCTGAGCGAGATCGTGAAGCCGCAGAAGGTGATCCCGACCGCGGTGGAGTTCGTGGATATCGCAGGGCTGGTGGCGGGTGCCGCCAGCGGCGAAGGCTTGGGCAACAAGTTCCTGGCCCATATCCGCGAGGTCGACGCGATCACCCACGTGGTGCGCTGCTTCGAGAACGACGACGTCATCCACGTCAACAACAAGGTCGATCCGCTGGCCGATATCGACACCATCGACACCGAGTTGGCGCTCGCCGACCTCGAGTCGGTCGAGAAGGCGTTGAACAAGGCCGAGCGCTCCGCCAAGACCGGCGACAAGGAAGCCAAGGCGCGCGCCGAGGTGCTCGGGCGCATCAGCGCTGGCCTCAACGAGGGCAAGTCGGCGCGTTCGCTTGGCCTGAGCGATGACGACAAGGCCGCGGTGCGCGACCTGTTCCTGATCACCCTGAAGCCGGTGATGTACGTGGCGAATGTGCTGGAAGACGGTTTCGAGGGCAATGCGCATCTTGATGCGGTGCGTGTTCGCGCGGCCGGCGAGGGTGCCGAAGTGGTGCCGGTCTCCGCCGCCATCGAGGAAGAGCTGAGCCAGCTGGACGATGCCGATCGCGACGATTTCCTCAAGGATCTCGGCCTGGACGAGCCTGGCCTGAATCGCGTCATCCGCGCCGCCTACAAACTGCTGGGCCTGCAGACCTATTTCACCGCCGGCGTGAAGGAAGTCCGCGCGTGGACGGTCAAGGCCGGTTCCACCGCGCCGCAGGCCGCTGGCGTGATCCATACCGATTTCGAGAAGGGCTTCATCCGCGCCGAAACCATCGGCTACGACGATTTCCTCAAGTACAAGGGCGAATCCGGTGCCCGCGATGCCGGCCGCCTGCGCCTGGAGGGCAAGGAATACCGGGTGCAGGAAGGCGATGTGCTGCACTTCCGCTTCAACGTCTGA
- the rplL gene encoding 50S ribosomal protein L7/L12 translates to MSLSNEQIVDAIAAKSLMEVMELVKAIEEKFGVSAAAPVMAAGPAAAAAAVEEQTEFNVILKSAGDKKVEVIKAVRAITGLGLKEAKDLTEAGGTVKEGASKEDAEKMKKDLEAAGATVEIK, encoded by the coding sequence ATGTCCCTGTCCAACGAGCAAATCGTCGACGCCATCGCCGCCAAGTCGCTGATGGAAGTGATGGAGCTGGTGAAGGCCATCGAAGAGAAGTTCGGCGTCTCCGCCGCCGCCCCGGTCATGGCCGCTGGCCCGGCCGCCGCCGCTGCCGCAGTCGAAGAGCAGACCGAGTTCAACGTCATCCTGAAGTCGGCCGGCGACAAGAAGGTCGAAGTGATCAAGGCCGTTCGCGCGATCACTGGCCTCGGCCTGAAGGAAGCCAAGGACCTCACCGAGGCCGGCGGCACCGTGAAGGAAGGCGCTTCGAAGGAAGATGCCGAGAAGATGAAGAAGGATCTTGAAGCCGCCGGTGCGACCGTCGAAATCAAGTAA
- the rplA gene encoding 50S ribosomal protein L1 produces MAMTKRQKTILAATQPGKAYPIEEALKILKDNSKAKFVEAIDVAVRLGVDAKKSDQQVRGSTVLPAGTGKSVRVAVFAPAGAKADGALAAGAEAVGMDDLAEKMIAGDLNYDVVIATPDAMRVVGKLGQVLGPRGLMPNPKVGTVSPNPAEAVKNAKAGQVRYRTDKAGIIHCTIGKASFENDALKGNLQALLLDLIKAKPSSSKGTYLQKISLSSTMGPGVTVDQASLSLK; encoded by the coding sequence ATGGCGATGACCAAACGACAGAAGACGATCCTCGCCGCCACCCAGCCGGGCAAGGCGTATCCGATCGAAGAAGCGCTGAAGATCCTGAAGGACAACAGCAAGGCCAAGTTCGTGGAAGCGATCGACGTGGCCGTGCGCCTCGGCGTCGATGCCAAGAAGTCCGACCAGCAGGTGCGCGGTTCCACCGTGTTGCCGGCCGGTACCGGCAAGTCGGTGCGCGTGGCGGTGTTCGCCCCGGCGGGCGCCAAGGCTGACGGAGCCCTCGCCGCTGGCGCGGAAGCCGTCGGCATGGATGACTTGGCGGAGAAGATGATCGCCGGCGACCTGAACTACGACGTGGTGATCGCGACTCCGGACGCGATGCGCGTCGTGGGTAAGCTGGGTCAGGTGCTGGGCCCGCGCGGCCTGATGCCGAACCCGAAGGTCGGTACCGTGTCGCCGAACCCGGCCGAGGCAGTGAAGAACGCCAAGGCGGGCCAGGTGCGTTACCGCACCGACAAGGCCGGCATCATCCACTGCACGATCGGCAAGGCCAGCTTCGAGAACGACGCGCTGAAGGGCAACCTGCAGGCGCTGCTGCTTGACCTGATCAAGGCCAAGCCGTCCAGCTCGAAGGGCACCTACCTGCAGAAGATCTCGCTCAGCTCGACCATGGGCCCCGGCGTGACCGTGGACCAGGCGTCGCTCAGCCTGAAGTAA
- a CDS encoding 50S ribosomal protein L25/general stress protein Ctc gives MSTEHNIKATSRNVEGKGASRRLRHAASIPAIVYGGKSAPQPIQLDHEKIWLAQQHEWFYSSILNLDIDGKTEQVLLRDMQRHPFKQIIMHLDFQRVDANQALRASVPLHFLNQDTSPAGKTAGVLVLHELNEVEVSCLPKDLPEFIEVDLSKLELGQIIHLSELKLPKGVEIPALKLGKEHDVAVVIAKHARVESEEETAAPEAAEVPAAKVAKKDEK, from the coding sequence ATGTCTACCGAACACAACATCAAGGCCACGAGCCGCAATGTCGAGGGGAAGGGTGCGAGCCGCCGCCTGCGCCATGCCGCTTCGATCCCGGCCATCGTCTACGGCGGCAAGTCCGCACCGCAGCCCATCCAGCTCGACCACGAGAAGATCTGGCTGGCCCAGCAGCACGAGTGGTTCTATTCGTCGATCCTGAACCTGGACATCGACGGCAAGACCGAGCAGGTGCTCCTGCGCGACATGCAGCGCCATCCGTTCAAGCAGATCATCATGCACTTGGACTTCCAGCGCGTGGACGCCAACCAGGCCCTGCGCGCCAGCGTGCCGCTGCACTTCCTGAACCAGGACACCTCGCCGGCCGGCAAGACCGCGGGCGTGCTGGTGCTGCACGAACTGAACGAAGTGGAAGTGAGCTGCCTGCCGAAGGATCTGCCGGAGTTCATCGAGGTCGACCTGTCCAAGCTGGAACTGGGCCAGATCATCCACCTGTCCGAGCTCAAGCTGCCGAAGGGCGTGGAAATCCCGGCGCTCAAGCTGGGCAAGGAACACGATGTGGCGGTGGTGATCGCCAAGCACGCCCGCGTCGAGTCCGAGGAAGAGACCGCTGCACCGGAAGCTGCCGAAGTGCCGGCCGCCAAGGTCGCGAAGAAGGACGAGAAGTAA
- the pth gene encoding aminoacyl-tRNA hydrolase, protein MAGLRLIVGLGNPGPEHARTRHNAGFWFVDALAEKAGARFGLESKLFGETAKVEIAGQNVWLLKPATFMNLSGKSVTAALRYWKIEPEEALLAHDELDLPPGVARLKFDGGHGGQNGLRDSMRLLGHGKFHRLRIGIGHPGHKDKVTPWVLGKPGRDDEAAILRAIDDAIDVMPLAVSGNFMDAMTRLHTPRPE, encoded by the coding sequence ATGGCAGGCTTGCGCCTCATCGTCGGGCTGGGCAACCCCGGACCCGAACACGCCCGAACCCGGCACAACGCCGGGTTTTGGTTTGTTGACGCACTGGCGGAAAAAGCCGGCGCGCGCTTTGGCCTGGAATCCAAGCTGTTCGGCGAAACCGCGAAGGTGGAGATCGCCGGCCAGAACGTCTGGCTGCTGAAGCCGGCGACCTTCATGAACCTGTCTGGCAAGTCGGTCACGGCGGCACTGCGCTATTGGAAGATCGAGCCGGAGGAAGCGCTGCTGGCGCACGACGAACTCGACCTGCCGCCCGGTGTGGCGCGGCTCAAGTTCGACGGCGGCCACGGCGGTCAGAACGGCCTGCGCGACAGCATGCGCCTGCTCGGGCATGGCAAGTTCCACCGCCTGCGGATCGGCATCGGCCATCCCGGGCACAAGGACAAAGTCACCCCGTGGGTGCTCGGCAAACCGGGACGCGACGACGAGGCGGCCATCCTGCGCGCCATCGACGACGCCATCGACGTCATGCCGCTGGCGGTGAGCGGCAATTTCATGGATGCGATGACCCGGCTGCACACGCCGCGGCCTGAGTGA
- the rpoB gene encoding DNA-directed RNA polymerase subunit beta: protein MTTATQQYSFTEKKRIRKDFGKSRSILEVPFLLAIQVDSYREFLQEHTEASKRADRGLHAALKSVFPISSYSGNAALEYVGYKLGEPMFDERECRNRGLSYGAPLKVTVRLVIYDRESSTKAIKYVKEQEVYMGEIPLMTDNGTFIVNGTERVIVSQLHRSPGVFFDHDRGKTHSSGKLLFSARVIPYRGSWLDFEFDPKDALFTRIDRRRKLPVSVLLRALGYNNEEMLNEFFEINTFHIEAEGVQLELVPERLRGETLDFDLADGDKVIVEAGKRITARHVKQLESAGVSALAVPDSYIVGRILSHDVIDPKTGELLATANDEINEEILGKLRKAGIASVGTLWVNDLDRGAYLSNTLRIDGTKTQLEALVEIYRMMRPGEPPTKDAAQNLFHNLFFTFERYDLSSVGRMKFNRRIGRDAVTGASVLYDAKYFADRKDEESKRLVEECGNGSDILDVIKVLTEIRNGRGVVDDIDHLGNRRVRSVGEMAENVFRVGLVRVERAVKERLSMAEADGLSPQDLINAKPVAAAIKEFFGSSQLSQFMDQNNPLSEVTHKRRVSALGPGGLTRERAGFEVRDVHPTHYGRVCTIETPEGPNIGLINSLAVFARTNKYGFLETPYRKVVDGKITDDIEFLSAIEEVGKVIAQANAPRDAKNNITAQFVACRFNGENELRPPSEIQFMDVSPMQTVSVAAALVPFLEHDDANRALMGANMQRQAVPTLKSQKPLVGTGIERAVARDSGVTVNARRGGVIEQIDAGRIVVKVNEAEISGEHDAGVDIYTLIKYTRSNQNTCINQTPLVNPGDVVARGDVLADGPSTDIGELALGQNMLIAFMPWNGYNFEDSILLSERVVEEDRYTTIHIEELTCVARDTKLGPEEISADIPNVSEQALNRLDESGVVYIGAEVRAGDIMVGKVTPKGESQLTPEEKLLRAIFGEKASDVKDSSLRVPPGMDGTVIDVQVFTRDGIEKDKRARQIEEYEIKRVKKDFDDQFRILESAIYARLREVLLGKTANGGPGVKKGDSVSSLVLDGLKKSDWLQLRMKEDDANDAIERATKQLDAHRKEFDKRFDDKRGKITQGDDLAPGVLKMVKVFLAVKRRIQPGDKMAGRHGNKGVVSTIVPVEDMPYMANGETVDIVLNPLGVPSRMNIGQVLEVHLGWAAKGLGQKIQKMLDAQAKIADLRKFLDQIYNHDNTAHAERVDLKQFSDAELLTLAQNLTDGVPMATPVFDGADEAEIKKMLELAELPLSGQTVLHDGRTGEAFEREVTVGYMHMLKLNHLVDDKMHARSTGPYSLVTQQPLGGKAQFGGQRFGEMEVWALEAYGAAYTLQEMLTVKSDDVQGRNQMYKNIVDGEHEMVAGMPESFNVLVKEIRSLAINMELEEH, encoded by the coding sequence ATGACTACCGCCACCCAGCAGTATTCGTTCACCGAGAAGAAGCGCATCCGCAAGGACTTCGGCAAGAGCCGGTCCATCCTGGAAGTGCCGTTCCTGCTCGCCATCCAGGTCGACTCCTACCGCGAGTTCCTGCAGGAGCACACCGAGGCGTCCAAGCGCGCCGATCGTGGCCTGCATGCCGCGCTGAAGTCGGTGTTCCCGATCAGCAGCTACAGCGGCAATGCCGCGCTGGAATACGTCGGCTACAAGCTCGGCGAGCCGATGTTCGACGAGCGCGAATGCCGCAACCGCGGCCTGAGCTACGGTGCGCCGCTGAAGGTGACCGTGCGCCTGGTGATCTACGACCGTGAGTCGAGCACCAAGGCGATCAAGTACGTGAAGGAGCAGGAGGTCTACATGGGCGAAATTCCGCTCATGACCGACAACGGCACCTTCATCGTCAATGGCACCGAGCGCGTCATCGTCTCCCAGCTGCACCGCTCGCCGGGCGTGTTCTTCGACCACGACCGCGGCAAGACCCACAGCTCGGGCAAGCTGCTGTTCTCCGCTCGCGTGATCCCGTACCGCGGTTCCTGGCTGGACTTCGAGTTCGACCCGAAGGACGCGCTGTTCACCCGCATCGACCGCCGCCGCAAGCTGCCGGTCAGCGTGCTGCTGCGTGCGTTGGGCTACAACAACGAAGAAATGTTGAACGAATTCTTCGAGATCAACACCTTCCATATCGAAGCCGAAGGCGTGCAGCTGGAGCTGGTGCCCGAGCGCCTGCGCGGCGAAACCCTGGACTTCGACCTGGCCGATGGCGACAAGGTCATCGTCGAGGCCGGCAAGCGCATCACCGCGCGCCACGTGAAGCAGCTGGAAAGTGCCGGCGTGTCTGCGCTCGCGGTGCCGGACAGCTACATCGTCGGCCGCATCCTGTCGCATGACGTGATCGATCCGAAGACCGGCGAACTGCTGGCCACCGCGAACGACGAGATCAACGAGGAAATCCTCGGCAAGCTGCGCAAGGCTGGCATCGCCAGCGTCGGCACCCTGTGGGTGAACGACCTGGATCGCGGCGCCTACCTCTCCAACACCCTGCGCATCGACGGCACCAAGACCCAGCTGGAAGCGCTGGTCGAGATCTACCGGATGATGCGTCCGGGCGAGCCGCCGACCAAGGATGCCGCGCAGAACCTGTTCCACAACCTGTTCTTCACCTTCGAGCGCTATGACCTGTCCTCGGTCGGCCGCATGAAGTTCAACCGCCGCATCGGCCGTGACGCCGTCACCGGCGCCTCGGTGCTGTACGACGCCAAGTACTTCGCGGATCGCAAGGACGAGGAGTCCAAGCGCCTGGTCGAGGAGTGCGGCAACGGTTCCGACATCCTGGACGTGATCAAGGTATTGACCGAGATCCGCAACGGTCGTGGCGTGGTCGACGACATCGACCACCTGGGCAACCGTCGCGTGCGTTCGGTCGGCGAAATGGCCGAGAACGTGTTCCGCGTGGGCCTGGTCCGCGTCGAGCGCGCGGTCAAGGAGCGCCTGTCGATGGCGGAAGCCGATGGCCTGTCGCCGCAGGACCTGATCAATGCCAAGCCGGTGGCCGCCGCGATCAAGGAGTTCTTCGGTTCCAGCCAGCTGTCGCAGTTCATGGACCAGAACAACCCGCTGTCGGAAGTCACCCACAAGCGCCGCGTCTCCGCGCTTGGCCCGGGCGGCCTGACCCGCGAGCGCGCCGGCTTCGAAGTGCGCGACGTGCACCCGACCCATTACGGCCGCGTCTGCACCATCGAGACGCCTGAAGGTCCGAACATCGGCCTGATCAACTCGCTGGCGGTGTTTGCCCGCACCAACAAGTACGGTTTCCTCGAGACCCCGTACCGCAAGGTGGTGGACGGCAAGATCACCGACGACATCGAGTTCCTGTCGGCGATCGAGGAAGTGGGCAAGGTCATCGCCCAGGCCAATGCGCCGCGCGACGCCAAGAACAACATCACCGCCCAGTTCGTGGCCTGCCGCTTCAACGGCGAAAACGAACTGCGTCCGCCGAGCGAAATCCAGTTCATGGACGTCAGTCCGATGCAGACCGTGTCGGTCGCGGCGGCGCTGGTGCCGTTCCTGGAGCACGATGACGCGAACCGCGCACTGATGGGCGCGAACATGCAGCGCCAGGCCGTGCCGACGCTGAAGTCGCAGAAGCCGCTGGTCGGCACCGGCATCGAGCGCGCCGTGGCGCGCGACTCGGGCGTGACCGTGAACGCGCGTCGTGGCGGCGTGATCGAGCAGATCGACGCCGGCCGCATCGTGGTCAAGGTGAACGAGGCGGAGATCTCCGGCGAGCACGATGCCGGCGTCGACATCTACACCCTGATCAAGTACACGCGTTCCAACCAGAACACCTGCATCAACCAGACCCCGCTGGTGAACCCGGGCGACGTGGTCGCGCGCGGCGACGTGCTGGCCGACGGCCCGTCCACCGACATCGGTGAACTGGCGCTGGGCCAGAACATGCTGATCGCGTTCATGCCGTGGAACGGCTACAACTTCGAAGACTCCATCCTGCTCAGCGAGCGCGTGGTGGAAGAGGATCGTTACACCACGATCCACATCGAAGAGCTGACCTGCGTCGCGCGTGACACCAAGCTGGGCCCGGAGGAAATCTCCGCGGACATCCCGAACGTCTCCGAGCAGGCGCTGAATCGCCTCGACGAGAGCGGCGTGGTGTACATCGGCGCCGAAGTGCGCGCCGGCGACATCATGGTCGGCAAGGTCACGCCGAAGGGCGAGAGCCAGCTGACCCCGGAAGAGAAGCTGCTGCGCGCGATCTTCGGCGAGAAGGCGTCCGACGTGAAGGACAGCTCGCTGCGCGTGCCGCCGGGCATGGACGGCACCGTCATCGACGTGCAGGTCTTCACCCGCGACGGCATCGAGAAGGACAAGCGCGCGCGCCAGATCGAGGAATACGAGATCAAGCGCGTCAAGAAGGACTTCGACGACCAGTTCCGCATCCTCGAGTCGGCGATCTACGCACGCCTGCGCGAAGTGCTGCTGGGCAAGACCGCCAATGGCGGCCCGGGCGTCAAGAAGGGCGACAGCGTGTCCTCGTTGGTGCTCGACGGCCTGAAGAAGTCCGACTGGCTGCAGCTGCGCATGAAGGAAGACGACGCGAACGACGCGATCGAACGCGCCACCAAGCAGCTCGACGCGCACCGCAAGGAGTTCGACAAGCGCTTCGACGACAAGCGCGGCAAGATCACCCAGGGCGATGACCTCGCACCGGGCGTGCTGAAGATGGTCAAGGTGTTCCTGGCGGTGAAGCGCCGCATCCAGCCCGGCGACAAGATGGCCGGCCGCCACGGCAACAAGGGCGTGGTCTCGACGATCGTTCCGGTCGAGGACATGCCGTACATGGCCAACGGCGAGACCGTCGACATCGTGCTGAACCCGCTGGGCGTGCCGAGCCGTATGAACATCGGCCAGGTGCTGGAAGTGCACCTGGGCTGGGCCGCCAAGGGCCTGGGCCAGAAGATCCAGAAGATGCTCGATGCCCAGGCCAAGATCGCCGACCTGCGCAAGTTCCTCGACCAGATCTACAACCACGACAACACCGCGCATGCCGAGCGCGTCGACCTCAAGCAGTTCAGCGATGCCGAACTGCTGACCCTGGCGCAGAACCTCACCGACGGCGTGCCGATGGCCACCCCGGTGTTCGACGGCGCGGACGAGGCCGAGATCAAGAAGATGCTCGAACTCGCCGAGCTGCCGCTGTCCGGCCAGACCGTGCTGCACGACGGTCGCACCGGCGAGGCGTTCGAGCGCGAGGTGACGGTCGGCTACATGCACATGCTAAAGCTGAACCACCTGGTCGACGACAAGATGCACGCGCGTTCGACCGGTCCGTACTCGCTCGTCACCCAGCAGCCGCTGGGCGGCAAGGCGCAGTTCGGCGGCCAGCGTTTCGGCGAAATGGAAGTCTGGGCGCTGGAAGCCTACGGCGCGGCCTACACCCTGCAGGAAATGCTGACGGTGAAGTCCGACGACGTGCAGGGCCGCAACCAGATGTACAAGAACATCGTCGATGGCGAGCACGAGATGGTCGCGGGCATGCCGGAATCCTTCAACGTGTTGGTGAAGGAAATCCGCAGTCTGGCCATCAACATGGAACTCGAGGAGCACTGA
- the rplJ gene encoding 50S ribosomal protein L10, protein MALNLSQKQNVVAEVAEVAAKAHSLIAAEYAGTTVSQMTAMRKKARETGVYLKVVKNTLAARAVEGTDFAVAKDSMVGPLLYAFSTEEPGAAGRLIKEFAKGNDKLQPKLVVVEGQQYGPAHVEVLASLPTLEQALGMLARVLAEPAAMFARAVKAVADQQGGGDAAPAAEAAAEAEPA, encoded by the coding sequence ATGGCTCTCAATCTGTCCCAGAAACAGAACGTTGTTGCCGAAGTGGCCGAAGTGGCCGCCAAGGCGCACTCCTTGATCGCAGCCGAATACGCAGGCACCACGGTCAGTCAGATGACCGCGATGCGCAAGAAGGCCCGCGAAACCGGCGTGTACTTGAAAGTCGTCAAGAACACGCTGGCCGCGCGCGCCGTGGAAGGCACCGATTTCGCAGTCGCAAAGGACTCGATGGTCGGCCCCCTCCTGTATGCGTTCTCGACCGAGGAGCCCGGCGCCGCCGGTCGCCTGATCAAGGAATTCGCAAAGGGTAACGACAAGCTTCAGCCGAAGCTGGTCGTGGTCGAAGGGCAGCAGTACGGCCCGGCGCACGTCGAAGTGTTGGCCTCGCTGCCGACGCTGGAGCAGGCGCTCGGCATGCTGGCCCGCGTGCTGGCCGAACCGGCGGCGATGTTCGCCCGCGCGGTCAAGGCCGTGGCCGATCAGCAGGGTGGCGGCGACGCCGCACCGGCTGCCGAAGCCGCCGCCGAAGCCGAACCGGCCTAA